Proteins co-encoded in one Neovison vison isolate M4711 chromosome 9, ASM_NN_V1, whole genome shotgun sequence genomic window:
- the SLC28A3 gene encoding solute carrier family 28 member 3 has product MQTPANSKSSHDVLELKSTTAPPTEGYSNMGFQNEDDFGESQKTSGNNSLRCRVTQNGEHKTATQDEEQVTIEQDSLRNKEDEADDPETHQKGYLERKYDTVCDFYKKHKTTLWYIIWGILILGYLAMVIAACVLNFQRALPLFVITVAAIFFVVWDYFMAKYEHRIDECLSPGKRLLQNQWFWMKWVIWTLLILGVIFWLIFDTAKLGQQQLVSFGGLIMYIILIFLFSKYPTKVYWRPVFWGIGLQFLLGLLILRTDPGFMAFDWLGQQVQTFLEYSNAGAEFVFGETYTEHFFAFKVLPIVIFFSTVMSMLYYLGLMQWIIRKVGWVMLVTMGSSPIESVVAAGNIFVGQTESPLLVRPYLPHVTKSELHAIMTAGFSTIAGSVLGAYISFGVSPSHLLTASVMSAPASLAVAKLFWPETETPKITLKNAMKMESGDSRNLLEAATQGASSSISLVANIAVNLIAFLSLLSFVNAALSWFGNMFDYPQLSFEIICSYIFMPFSFMMGIDWQDSFMVAKLIGYKTFFNEFVAYEHLSELIRLRKEAGPKFVDGVQQYMSIRSETIATYALCGFANFGSLGIVIGGLTSMAPSRKHDIAAGAVRALIAGTVACFMTACIAGILSSTPVDLDCYHLLENAFSSSPPANTSDVVTCCQTLLNSTIVNGPGDVIPGGNHSLSSLRGCCTLLAPPMLNCTWIPDAL; this is encoded by the exons GACGAAGAGCAAGTCACCATTGAGCAGGattctttaagaaacaaagaagatgAGGCGGATGACCCAGAGACACATCAAAAAGG ATATCTGGAAAGGAAATATGATACAGTTTGTGATTTTTATAAGAAACACAAAACCACCCTTTGGTACATCATCTGGGGCATCTTAATTCTAG GTTACCTGGCAATGGTGATTGCAGCTTGTGTGCTGAACTTTCAGAGAGCCCTTCCCCTTTTCGTGATCACCGTGGCCGCCATCTTCTTTGTGGTCTGGGATTATTTTATGGCCAAATACGAGCATCGAATCGATGAGTGCCTGTCTCCTGGCAAAAGGCTCCTACAAAACCAGTGGTTCTGGATGAAGTG GGTGATTTGGACCTTACTGATCCTGGGAGTTATTTTCTGGCTGATCTTTGACACCGCCAAATTGGGCCAACAGCAGCTGGTGTCCTTTGGTGGGCTCATAATGTATATTatcctgatatttttattttccaagtatCCAACCAAA GTTTACTGGAGGCCTGTCTTTTGGGGAATTGGGTTACAGTTTCTTCTCGGGCTCTTAATCCTAAGGACTGACCCTGGATTTATGGCTTTTGATTGGTTGGGCCAACAAGTTCAG ACCTTCTTGGAATACAGTAACGCTGGTGCTGAATTTGTCTTCGGCGAGACATACACAGAGCACTTCTTTGCATTTAAG GTCCTGCCAATTGTAATTTTCTTCAGCACCGTGATGTCCATGCTCTACTACCTTGGCCTGATGCAGTGGATCATTAGAAAG GTTGGATGGGTAATGCTAGTTACTATGGGATCATCTCCTATTGAATCTGTAGTTGCTGCTGGCAATATATTCGTCGGACAG ACAGAGTCTCCACTGCTGGTCCGACCATACTTACCACACGTCACCAAGTCTGAACTCCACGCAATCATGACCGCTGGCTTCTCTACCATTGCCGGAAGTGTCTTAGGTGCATACATTTCCTTTGGG GTTTCCCCCTCCCACCTGTTAACTGCCTCAGTCATGTCTGCACCTGCTTCATTGGCTGTGGCTAAACTCTTTTGGCCTGAGACAGAAACACCTAAAATAACCCTCAAGAACGCCATGAAAATGGAAAGTGG CGATTCAAGGAACCTCCTAGAAGCTGCAACACAGGGAGCATCCTCATCCATCTCCCTGGTGGCAAACATCGCTGTGAACCTGATTGCCTTCCTGTCCCTGTTGTCTTTTGTGAATGCGGCCCTGTCCTGGTTTGGAAACATGTTTGACTACCCACAGCTGAGTTTTGAG ATAATATGCTCCTACATCTTCATGCCCTTTTCCTTCATGATGGGAATAGACTGGCAAGACAGCTTTATGGTTGCCAAACTCATAGGCTATAAGACATTTTTCAATGAATTTGTGGCTTATGAGCACCTCTCAGAATTGATCCGTTTAAGAAAGGAGGCCGGACCCAAATTTGTAGATGGCGTGCAGCAATATATGTCG ATTCGTTCAGAGACAATTGCCACCTATGCTCTCTGTGGCTTCGCTAATTTTGGTTCCCTAGGCATAGTGATCGGTGGACTCA CATCCATGGCTCCTTCCAGAAAGCACGATATCGCTGCAGGGGCAGTGAGAGCGCTGATCGCGGGGACCGTCGCCTGCTTCATGACAGCCTGCATTGCAG GGATACTCTCCAGCACCCCCGTAGACCTCGACTGCTATCACCTTTTAGAgaatgccttcagctccagtccaCCTGCAAACACATCCGATGTGGTAACTTGTTGCCAAACTCTACTGAACAG CACTATTGTCAACGGCCCTGGTGACGTCATCCCAGGAGGAAACCACAGCTTGTCTTCTTTAAGGGGCTGCTGCACATTGTTGGCTCCACCAATGCTGAACTGCACCTGGATCCCTGATGCACTTTGA